Genomic segment of Salvia miltiorrhiza cultivar Shanhuang (shh) unplaced genomic scaffold, IMPLAD_Smil_shh original_scaffold_233, whole genome shotgun sequence:
ACTCGCTTGGCATAAATACGATCGcagagaaaaataaaatcaatgtCTTATTGTATAGTTGGATGGAAGCGATGTCATTCCAGACACAAAGTTCGGCCGAAAAATAATTGAGTatgcaaaataagaaaaagaattaataattaaaataattttaatgcatttcaaaagaatatttattttttcgtaAGTATTGTATGAGTGAAACATTATTACAACTGAAAATTTACTAAACGACAATCCTAGTATGATTCATTAGTACAGAAAGACGACTATACTATCATAtcatatacatttatttgtttatggTATTTTCAAaacaagaaaatgagaaaatacaTAAGAAAATGTCatctaaatttttttattgattatAGTTGATTATGAGACCAATATCCTTCATAGTTGAGTTTTGTTAGCACTAGTACGTCCGTTAGTGCGATGCACGAATTAtgctatattttattatttataaaatttaaaattatgtaaaatattaaatattagtatgatttatgagttagattaatatatttaaaacatTTTTGATAATTgattttttgatatttttgtGTAATCTTTATACATTATAGAATAtgtatgtataatagaatattACGCATAATCATGGCATAAAgataatctatactatattaaaaagggagtttccaatttgaaatcaatttcaaattgatttcaatggcGATTTTGTGATTTCTTCCAAAGATAAGGtcttattatatatacacaaaaagtAGTTTAAACTTAAATTACAAATTACAAATCCCACATGAAAAAAATGGAGTATGCACTAACAACTGCTTTTACGTGCAAATGTGTTGAGAAACTGCAATTGaatttaagaagaaaaaaaaatactagcaAATAGATTTGTGCAGCAAACTAatagattttaaatttattttctttagtccaaattaaattaaaaaaaaaagctaaaatttatatttgaaatCGATTTTAAAACTGAGTGAATTGTTTTTAGTCATAATATAATttaaggtttatttgtaaactatatttttccttttatttcccttttctttatcttttatttcgtttattttatttcattctaaaattgtgaaatttgactacttataaaatatttaacatgaatatcaaattaaaggtcatgataagagctttaatttgatatattttaaataaatatttaatttaaaatataaaaattatatgtatttaaagattaaattttaaaaattctttctccgcactcatcttttttttcgaataaattttcaattatttttatttttatttttactttgttacttatttttttgccttttcataatatcaatttttactATTGTGaatctttctttattttttatttttatctttttcataatatcaaattttataattgtaatattcaattgaaatatatttagttaaaattaatttttattatatttatgagtatgataattgaattagtattaatttttatataaatataaaaaataaaaaatatttttccgtgcatttgcacgggatgcaaatgctagttaaatAGATAATTCATAATTTGATAATCTAACTACCAAATTAATCACTACAGTTTTGGTCTTACTTTCCTTTTTAATAGCTTTGCTAAGTTAGGAAATGGAATCACACATTTATAGATATAGTTGACCTTCATATCCTATCTCAAAATTAATGAAAGGGCATTGTTGTCACCTATTATTTTCAGAAATTTTAAGGGGTATTATGGCAGTCATAATTATGGCTCCATATAATTTCCCATAAATATTATAGTTTATTATACTTTTTACTTCGATAAAACACCTTTTTATGCGGGTAATAATCATGTAAATATTTAACATTGGCTCAATATTAATGGGATCtttagggggtgtattagttcaagactttaatagatttctgtAGACTTTTAAAGTCCGgatgtattagttcaagacttttaaaagtctatgaaaatctaggtgtattcgttcaagacttttaaaagtctataaaaatctgtgagtattcgttcaagacttttaaaagtctatgaaaatctaggagtattcgttcaagacttttaaaagtctatgaaaatctgggtgtattcgttaatATATGGACTTTAAagttggaatgactttcattgatttcgttGAAAAAATAGGCGTGGACAAATCCGAACACAgaccacgagaattcacaaatccTGCAAaatcccagcgctcgctgggtgccagcgcccgcggccaagaagctaGCTGCCGCGGGACCCTAGCGCGGTAGCGCCCGTTGTCATTGATCCCAGCGATTGCTGGGTAAGAAACTTGAGATCAATGCTGTCCTCTAATTTCTTTTTAAACAAATATGTTGGACCACTTGATGTTCAAtgaaatttcattaattaatttatttatttttttcttctatcacaatctcattttcAAACTTGCTAACACGCTTCTTGCTTCTTCAAACTTTGCAGTTTCACAGAGAGGACGTATGATAAGATTATAGGTGGTAGAGTCAGGCACCAGACCCGTTTCTTTCATCCTCTATCTACAAGTTTAAGAGCTTCACTGAGGCAATTGTCACGAGTTAGCACATAAATCAATGAATAATACACCTCCATGCCTGGGACCCAAGTCACCCAACCCCTTCTCTTCATCTCATCGTACAACCTCAATGAATCGTATAGATTGCATACTCTGGAATTGCCTGAGAACATGTGTATATATGAAGTCCCATTTGGCTCAATACAGCTCTTGGCTTCGTATATGTCAACGGTTATATTACACCATCCATTGAGAATTATGTTGAAGCTCTCTGTTTCCAGAGGGAAGAACTTCTTGTTCAGAAACATGAATTCTTCAGCCTCTTCAAAGTTTCCGTGCGTACAAAGAATATTAAGGAACATCAAGTATGTTTTCTGTTCAAGAGAAAAAACTAAACTTTTGCATAAAGTCGAATGTCTCTATGGCCTTACCGGGCTGATTGGCAGCTGCATACCTATTAAttaacaaaaacaagacaataGAAACCAACGTAAGAAGTAACAGAAATTTGAGAACGCTTAATTGGCATACACTTCAATTTATAGAAAGTGTCGATTTCCTCCAACTGATATCAATTTGTTTCCAGTTAgcaatatgatttttttttaactatttattttcttttagtttcatACGTGCCTTTTCCATTCTTCCTACATTACATATTCTTTATGAAGAATTTCTTGCCATCACCACATCACCAAGCTTATTGTATATTGTTCCCATACCATGATTTTGCACTGCCTCTATTGGAGACTTTGGAGTTCCATCTCTCTCGTGCATATACTCTTATGTGGAGTTTATcgtgcaaatatatatatatatataccacaagccagcggccgctggactCTAGCGGTTGTTGGGtctccagcgctcgctgggtatCGAACGCTCATGGGCCCCTAATGGCCGCTGGAAGTGGGTCTAGCGCTCGTTCAATTCCTGCGCTCGCTGGGTTTGTGGATTCCAAGTCCGAAAATATCACGCCAAAATCttgctaattcattaaaaatctgaccaagaattcattcaaaattaTGAAGAATCCGCGAagaattctatagacttttaaaatccacggacttttaaaatttacataaatcttgaactaatacaccccccttagtgtccaatataattatataaatattctttaATCTTAGAGCATCAACAGTGGAGATGACCTGATAGCTGACCATATAGAGAGGGGACCATATTGGGTCAGTGAGCTTGCAGTGGAATGACATAATAGCTGAcctgatttttttagttttgattattgaattttttatttatttttaattgcagaaattcaaataacacaacttacttcaaatttaaattgcattaatttaaaaatcttaaaaattacataaaaaaagtTATTGTGTGTGTGAATCAAAAAAATGAGTGGTATTTATAAATAGAAATTAAAGCTAAATTATAGCCCtaaaaataaaagcccaaaGCTAAATAAAAGCCCTAAAAATAAAAAcctaaaactaaaactaaataaaGCTGTTGCGCTTCATCTTCTTCGTCACTTCTTCCGCCAATTTCCAGGTATGCTATGTTTTTccctttttaaaaataaaaataaaaattatatgcGTGTAAACACACGCTCGGACGTTAAAGGATCAGGCCTCACTCGATAGATCGGGGCAGCCTCGTGTCGCCTTGCGCTGCAGTGGGCGACCCGATCTCGAGTTCCCCCTATTGGGTCGCcactgcggatgctcttatatttTGGTTTTGTCAGTGCATATTAATTTTCGTTTGCAACGATGCATCTTCTCAGGAGtgtaaataaatactactaATATATTGTAAATAAGACGAatgttattttatataatattttacgTGAGACTCAACGTGGTccttaattcaaaatttataattaaattatctcaaaaaaaattataattaaacagtGCCagtttcattaatatttttaaaatagttataaataattttttaaattaaaaactataaaatatatattgatttaataTATGAGcacaattaaataatattattaataaatttttgttacaatcaattttttttttaaaaaatttgttacactaaaataaaggaaaaacacactcacactctatCTTTCTAGGTGACTTGAACTTCCGACCTATTGATTGTTGGAGAaccgtcttaccaacagaccgCGCTTCATCGTcacaatcatatatatatatatatatataatatgtatggTGTATTGCAcaaaaagtaaatataaaattacaaataataCCAAACTCGTGCCACATAAAAATGAATCAAGTTACTAACTAATTAGTCTTGTGGTTGAGGCGGACGTCAATATACGTTGGAAAATTTTGTACGGGCCAATACACATGCAATCGATGACTATCCTCAACTGTTTGATGAAGAAGAAGCAACGAATGTTATGGGCCAACACAATGAAAATAATAGACGAAATGGGCAAAAATGTTTTGGCCCATATCAATAGCCTTCCTAGTgtttctcaattctcacaaaTGTCTCAAATATTAATTGTGTTAGTCGTGACACCCTCTCCACTATTTAACCCAAAATAAATGTAATGGGTTCCTATCACTACCCATTACCATCAAATCATGCTCATTCAACGCACTAGTCGTATACATATAACTTGAATATCGGATAGTAATACATAATTATTGGTTCATGAATTTAAATCAAAAGGTGAGAGAATATTCGTCAATTTGTGCCATGAAATGATGCAAAATACATCATTCAACTCAAATGTGTAAGAAATGTGTTAGAAAAGTACAAACATAATTGAGTCCTTAAGGATAATATAGTCTATTTAGGTAGATTCTACACATTTCTAGAAAAGTGAGTATCTTTCACATATAAGTTATAGACGTTAGTGTTTTAAattccaaataaaaataaaataccatagGCTCTAATTTATCATAAAATGAAGGACTAAAGCGAGAATTTAAGTACTTCATAGGTCAAAGCGTAATAAAGTAAGTTATGTGGGGTAATGGAACCCGCGACAACCATTTTAATTTAATGGAAACTGGGATAATCACTATGGTAAATGTTCCACTGGGTGACAAAATTATTGTTGTGATGAgcaaattttttatatatatttttttaatgatagaGAAATAATATTACAGCAGACGTATCAACAATATTTTGAAACTGGCATATAAAGATGGGACAGAACTAACTTGTGGCTTCTTTTCCTCACACAGTTATGAAACCTCAACATATGTTTGCATGTGGATAATAGTTACTGCAATCTACTGTATTAGAATGTCATCATCTTCACTCAGTCGCTTATATATTTTCTGCATCTAATATCCTTAACATGCACTCTTTTCTTGTCATCTTTAGGCCCATTTACAATTGAGGATGAGTGTTGTTTTAAACTATTACGTATACATCATACTTTTCTTACCGAGAATCacttaaccaaaaataaaactaaattatCCAATACTTTGCTTCCATTTTCTGACTATTGGTATGCCGTATGCAGAAATGAATGTTGATTCTATCCAACATATGTTTTTTCCCATAATGTGTTGTAACGCCCCAATTTacaaaataatacaaataatgaaaaatattagaaaatgaatttattttggaCCAAGAGAATTTGCATAGGACGTACTACTCCGCAAATTAATTAGTCGTAAGGATCATAAGTTTAGCTTCAGAACTCTTATAATAATTGAGGAAAACATTCACACAAAATGGTGGCATACAAAAAAAAAGAGCTTTTAGTGGCAACAATACAAATGACGATCGTATTTATCTCACTACAAATAGCTTT
This window contains:
- the LOC131003601 gene encoding LOW QUALITY PROTEIN: pentatricopeptide repeat-containing protein At1g80880, mitochondrial-like (The sequence of the model RefSeq protein was modified relative to this genomic sequence to represent the inferred CDS: deleted 3 bases in 2 codons) → MVWEQYTISLVMCVLKFLLLLTLVSIVLFLLINRYAAANQPGKAIETFDFMQKFSFSLEQKTYLMFLNILCTHGNFEEAEEFMFLNKKFFPLETESFNIILNGWCNITVDIYEAKSCIEPNGTSYIHMFSGNSRVCNLYDSLRLYDEMKRRGWVTWVPGMEVYYSLIYVLTRDNCLSEALKLVDRMKETGLVPDSTTYNLIIRPLCETAKFEEARSVLASLKMRL